Part of the Candidatus Methanomethylicota archaeon genome, TTGCTATGAATGCTATTGCTCCATAGTATGGGTTTACCTTTGCCGTTACATATGCTCCTGTGAAGCTGTACCATCCCATCCCCAATGATATTGCTAATGCCAACTTGTAATCCATGTTGAGTATTACTGCTCCAATAATTCCGGCTACTACGGATGCAGTTATGGTTATTATTGGTAGGTAAAGCTGATTTCTCAGAGTTTCTATGGATTTCCTTAAATTTTCATACTCCAAACCCACTTCGATTCCCACTTGCAATATTAATGCGAATAATAGTATGTCTAGGAATTGCATGATAATATTTGCCCCTCTTATCATTGCCCCCGCCAATATTCCAGCAATTAAGGCTGTAAGGGTGTATGTTGCCTTCATATCCTCATCTTCATTAAGGCTTCAATTAATACTGGGATTACTATGTTTAACGCAGTTATAATCATTATGATTTTTAGTGTTTCAATGCTTATGGAATGTAATTCTAATCCTATCCCAACCCCTATCACGAATATTAGTAGCAATATTGATGCAGTTGTTGTTTTATCAAGTATGTTCTTCCTTTTAATTTTCATTTTACCTAACATATACCCTACTGTTATTCCTAGTATTATGGCCACATATATTTCAATCATTCATCACATCCTCCTTAAGAGGTGTTGAATATTGCAAATTTTGGTAAGTTATTACTCTATTATTCTGCTGAAGTTTATTGAGGCTATGATGAACATTACTGTGTCGAATATTGCTATTGCTGCTAGATCTATTGGTAAGTTTGCTAGATTCCCAGTGATCATTAGTGATCTTACAGCGTCTACCACGTAGCTCATTGGATTGAAGTGTGCAATCCATTGCATGATTTGCGGCATCATTGAGACTGGATATAGGGCGTTGCTTGCGAAGAATAGTGGCATTGTTATTGCTTGCCCTATGCCCATAAACCGTTCCCTAGTCTTCATGAATGATGCTATGAGAATTGATATTGCTGCGAATCCTCCTGAAGCTATGAATATTACTGCGAAAGCCATTGTGAAATTTAGTATGTTAGGTATGAATCTCACACCTATAAGTAAAGCTACTGGGATTATTATTAGAGCTTGGAATATTGCCCTAATACCTGATGCAAGTGCTCTCCCCATGACTATGGAGTATCTTGAGGCTGGGGCTACGAGGAGCTTCTTCAGTATTCCAGATTCCCTCTCCCACACTATTGTTAAACCGTAGAATATTGATATGAATGTTGTTGACTGAATTAATACGCCTGGGGTTATGTAATCAGTGTATGGTATCCCTCCTGTTGGTATTGCTCTAACACTCCCCATTATTGGGCCGTATACAACTATCCAGAGGATTGGTTGAACAGCTCTGGAGTAAAGCTCTGTCCTATCATGCTTTATCCTCCTCATTTCAAGTTCAATCATTGCAAGCAAATTTCTTGCAAAGCCGCTCATACTACCCCCTCCTAATCATCCTCCTCATCTGTCTAACATTGCTAATCCTCTCAGCAGTTTCAATTCTGATACCAGCATATTTTAAGAAGACATCGTCTAATGTTGGCTTATTTATGGAAACCCTCTTAACTAGAACTTTGTTGACTCTAAGAGCTTCCATGATTTTAGGTAGGGAGGATTCGGCATCTTGAGTTAATATGTTCACCTCACTCTCGCTTACGATTACATCGCTGATGACGTTATTCATCTTAAGGGTTTCTAGGGCTTTTAAGCTGTATTCTGAATTTTCCACTTCAAGGGAAATTATCTCCCCTCCAAGGGTATGTTTAAGGCTTTCAGAGGTTCCTGAGGCCACTATTCTCCCCCCATTAATTATTGCTATTTCATCTGCATATAGGTCTGCTTCATCCATGTAATGTGTGTTGAAGAAGATCGTTGCATTATACTCCTTCTTGAATGCTGTCAACTTTTCCCATACAGCTTTCCTAGCTGATGGATCTAAACCTATTGTTGGTTCATCTAGGAATAGAATTTTTGGTTTGATTAGTAGGGCGCATGCACATTCAAGTCTCCTAATCATTCCACCGGAATATGTCCTTACAAGGTTGTTGGCATACTCCTTTAAACCCATCTCCTCCAAAACACTCCATATGAGTTCATTCCTCTTGCTTGGTGGAATGCCATAAATCTTAGCGTATATGAGTAGATTTTCATATCCACTTATATCTGTCCAAACGCTCATTTCCTGTGGAACGTAGCCGATGAGTTGTCTAATTTTAGCGCCATCGCGAACGACGTTTAGCCCGAAAACGTAGGCTTCACCTGATGTTGGTTTAATTTGGGTTGTCAAAATTCTCATTAAAGTTGTCTTACCAGCTCCATTTGGCCCTAAGAGTGCAAAAATCTTGCCTGGCTCAACCTTCAAGTTGACGCCATTCAAAGCTTTAACTTTACCCTCATAAACCTTAGTTAAATTGTGGGTGCTCACAGCATAATCCATTGTGGTCATCAGAAGATTGATGGGGGAGGGTTGGAGATATAAACTTTTCTTAAAATAAACTTTTCAGGAGGTTGCATTTGACGATATCGTTGATTATCAGTGAGAATAGTAGGGAGTAGCCTAGTATTAGGAGGGTGAGGTTTGGTGGAAGTGGCTTTAAACCAGGTATGCCGATGAGTGCTATTGAGATTGCTAATGCCATATCAGCTAATGAGGCTGTTAAAAGAGCTTTTCCAGGCATGGATTGCCAGAAGTATCCCCTCTCCCTTACTACAAATATTGAGAATATTGCAAATAGGACAAGTGTCTGGAAGCTGAACATGTATAGGGTTTGCTGGTCTGATAGTATGTTGAAGAATTTTATGCCTATGAAGAGTAGGCCGAATGCCTCTAAGACCATGAGTATACCTAGTATAGCAGCTGTCTTTACAATTTTATTTATGTTCCATTTGCAGGGCTTGCTAGGCCACCTAACATTATCTGTTGCTAGGGATATCTTCATGAAGTCCGTCATAAACATCATTAGGAGCATAGCTGATGATGATATGGGATACTTCCCTATTAATAGGAAAGCGAAAACTACAAAAACAGTTTTCAGAACAGTCCTACTTACCTTATTTAAAATCCAAGTATTTACCCTCTCAAATACCGATCTGCCTATTACAACTAGGTTGAGCATCCCCAACAACCCCTCGCTTGTTAAGACAACGCTTGAAGCCTTCTTAGCGACGTCCGTTGCATTTGCAACAGCTATGCCAACTTCAGCTTGTTTTAATGCTGGCGCATCGTTCACGCCGTCGCCAGTCATTCCAACTATATGCTTCCTCTCTTGGAGGCTCTTCACGATGAGATACTTATCTTCCGGATATACTTCAGCGAATCCACTGCATTTCTCAGCTATATCTGCAGCCTTTGAAGGATCATCTTTAATTAACTCTTTAAGTTCTGAAGCCCTTACTATATCATCTCCAAGTCCAACTTCCATTGCCACCTTCTTAGCAATTGGTAATGCATCGCCAGTCATCATTTTCACGGAGATTCCCAAGCTTTTAAGTTTTTGAATGAGTTCTTTGGCGTCTGGTCTAGGTGGATCGTATAGTGCAGCTAATCCAACAAGTTCGAAGGATCCATTTCCAGTTGATTTGGCTACAGCGATCGTCCTATAACCTCTATGCGTGAGTTCATTGACTTCTTCATCGACGACTTTTAAGCTATTTCCGCTTAACCCGCATAATTCGGTGATCACGTGGACTGCCCCCTTAACAACTTTAAATTCCATGTTTCCATCGGATACTAGTGCTTCAGTTCTACGGGTTTTAGGGTCGAATGGTGTGAAGGATTTCTGTTGGAAATTGTTGATGGGTATGTTCCTCTGCTTGGCTGCATTTATGAAAGCTAAGTCTATTGGGTCTTGATTTGCTTCTTGTGATGCTAATGCTCCATAGAGGATAACTTCCTCTTTACTATATTTTCCGAAGGGCGTTGCATCGACTACGGAGGTTTTGTTCAATGTTATTGTACCCGTCTTATCGACGCATAGAATGTCCATGTTGGCAGCATCCTCAGTTGCGTTGAGTCTAGTTACCAGTACTCCCCTCTTAACAAGTTCCATGGAGCCTACAGCCATGCTGACTGTGAACATGGCTGGTAAAGCGACTGGTACAGCGCCTAGCAGTAGCACAAGCATTAGTGGTATGATCTCCAACAAGTTTATTCCCTCAATTATGGAGAATACTGTGGCTACACCCAATAGTAATACAACTATAACTAGAAGCCATCTGAGAACTTTGGATATAACTTCTTCTGAATGTAGTTTTGGGCGTGCGATTTGAACGAGCTGTACTATTTTGCCAAAATATGTTTTAACTCCTGTAAGTATAACTATCCCTGTGGCTTCACCCCTTCTTACAATGGAGCCTGAATATATTATGTCGCCAGTTTTCTTCTCAACATCCATGGATTCTCCGGTTAATGCTGATTGATCAACCCAAACTTCACCTACTGCAACTTTGACATCAGCTTGAACGAAGTCTCCAGCTCTAATTCTAATAACATCCCCTGGTACCAGCTCCCTTGAGGGGATAATCTTCCAAGTGCCATCCCTTAAAACTCTCACGTTTACTTGTAGCCTACTTTTTAGGAGTTCTAGTGCCTTAGAGCTCCTCTGCTCCTGGATAAAGCTTAAAATCGAATTCAAGAATAGTAGGGCTGTTACCGTATATAGGTCTGTGTATTTCCCGAGTATTAATGAGAGTATGATTATGGCTTCAAGCATCCAAGCGGTTAAACCCCAAAACTTCTTAGCAAATATTATGAGGGGGTGAACCTTCTTTTCAGGGATTTCATTATAACCATATTGCTTTAACCTATCTTCAGCGTCGCTCTGCTTCAAGCCTACGTTTAAATCTGTCTTCAGAAGATTCGCAGTTTCCTCCACTGTCATCTTTTGAAAGTCATGTGTTACATAACCCTTATTTTTGAGCTCAGTCAAGTCATTAACCCCCATATTTAGTTGAGCATTTATTTCTCGGTTAAAAGATGGCTCGTTTGAGAATCTTCCTTTATGGGTACTTTAATTTGCTTGAGGAGGTTTCTCCACTTATCTGTAGCCATCATCAATTTCAATGCTTCACCACAAACCTTTATGAATAGATTCTCTCTTCCAACATCAACCTCAATATTCTCATACTTCTCTCCAACCTTCACTATATGCTTTGCAAGGTCTTTAGCTAACTCCTCAAGATCTTCTGGGGATATTTCAAAGTCCTCCCCAATATACCCCGCTACATAGAATGCGCTCAGCATCCCCCTCAAACGCTCAATATATCTGTGAACGAAATACCTCTGCAAGTCTGGTGGTATATTGTCAGGGTCCTCGAGGAAGAGGGTGGCTGTTGACTCATAATACTTCTCCAATATCCCATACCGACCAACCTTCGCCTCAACGATTTTTATCAACCCAGCTTTAAGCAAAACTTGAAGATGATGACCAACAGAAGGTTTAGATAAATTAAGTTTCATAGCAAGCTGAGTTTCAGTATGAGGTTTAGTGGAGGTAAGCCTAAGAATCTCCCTACGGACGGGGTCTGCTAAAATTTTAATCATGTCTGGATCGCGAACTACCCTAACAGCTCTTTTCTTCATAGATAATCGACTTATTAAATCAATCTAAAAGGTTATATAAATCTTACTATAGACAATTTAGAAATCTTTATCTATGGTTGAATATTGATAGCCTTTTGTACTGTGACAATATTTTTCGTAAATTTTCTTGATGTTACATTAAGGTCCAAGTGGCCATTCCTTTAGTTTCCTAATTTTAGGTTCTACGAATACTATTTTTAGGACTAGGGCTGCTATTCTCAGTTTTGATGCGAAGTCTATTAGCTCCTTCCTCTCGGATACCATGTACTCTTCCTCCATTATGTCGGCTATTTTTTCAAGCTCCTTAATGTCTTCCATCGTATACTTCTCTGGATCCATGCTTAGGAGTTCTCTCAACCTCTTCTCAACTTCCTTCGTGTAATATTTCGATCCGGAACTAGGGATCATGGTATGAAGTGCGGTCATGAGCGACATTGCCTCTACTTTGCCTATCACACCCTTTGCTTCAAGAACTTTTAATAGGAGTTCATTGAAGTTGAAAATCCCCCTTTCAAGTCTATCTATCCTTTTCTCCAACCCTCTAAGTTGCATGCGTATTTCGTCAAACCTCATATCTATCTCCTTGAACTTCACATCTATTTCTTTAAATTTAATGTGAATATTCCCGAATTGTTTTGCAAGCCAATAGCCAAGACCAGCTGCTGATGAAGCTATGGAGATTAGTATGACGATAGTGCTGATTACTTCATCCATGATCGTCACATTACTACATGAAATATGGTTAATGAAGCTTATAAGTTTTCACAGTTTCTGGGGATTATTATTCATATTGTAGAAAAACATAGATGATATATTTTTATGAGTATTTCTGATGTTTTTGATGCTTCCAGCTTTATGGTTTTATTAATTGTTTTTAGCTGCTTCCACAAGTTTCTGGAATATTTTGATCATTTCGCTATCCCACATATGTTCTGGGTGCCATTGTACTCCAATTATGAATTTATCCCCCTTATACTCTATTGCCTCTATTACTCCGTCGTCAGCCCATGCTGTGGCTTCAAATCCAAGTCCAACATCTTTCACTGCTTGGTGGTGGAAGCTATTTACCTTTAAAACTTCTTTGTTGAATATTTTGTGTAGTTTTGATCCTACTTTAATTTTTACTGTGTGTGTTGGGTAGTTTGGTGGGGCTTCTGTTCCAGTTGCAGTGTGCCATGCATGTCTAATTGATTTTGGTATTTGTGTGTTTATGTCTTGGTATAGTGTTCCATTGAAGGCTACGTTTAAGACTTGTATCCCTCTACATATTGCCAGTAGAGGTTTCCCCCTCTCCACAGTCTTTCTAGCTAATTCTATTTCAAATTTATCTCTGAGTGGGTTTATTGAACCCATTTTTGGTATTGGAGGTTCACCATATAGGTATGGGTCTATGTCTGGTCCTCCACTGAGTATTATTGCATCCACCCTATCTATGATTTCATTTGGGTCTATGTTTATGGTTTCAGGTATTATTATTGGTATTCCCCCTGCAAGTTCCACAGATTTAACGTATGCTTCCCCCATCATGTATGTTCCTCTACTCCAATCATGTGATGCTGTTATACCCACCATTGGCTTCATTTTTGATCGCCAGTTAATAGTAAAAGTTTAAAAATTACTTAAAGTATTCTATTTTGCTAGGAGATGTTGTCTTGAGTGTTCGTAGATACCTTATATTGACTCCTGATGGTAGGGAGTTGGATCCACTTAAAGTCCCCCTTGATGGGTTTAATGATGATTTTAAGGTTTTGGTTAGGAAGGAGGCTTTGAAGGAGGAGGTTGGTAGGGGTACTTCTAGGATCCACAATTATTTTAGGAGGTTTGGTTTTGAGTGGGAGGGGAATTCCGATTTTGGTCATATGAGGTTTGGCCCTTATGCTGCATTGATATTTGATGTTGTGGCTGATGTTTCCCGTAAAGTTGTAAGGGATTTGGGTATACCGGTAGTGGAGGTTAAGGGGACTGCATTCTTCGATTTAAATGTACCTGCAGTTTCTGAGCATGCAAAGCTTTATGGTGATAGGCTTTACATGGTTGATAGTGATAAGGGTAGGATGGTTTTGAGGTATGCTGCTTGTCATCAACAGTTCTCCATGATAAAGGATTGGCAGTTATCCTATAAGGTTCTCCCATTTGGAGCATTTGAGATTGCTGATTCATATAGGTTTGAGCAGAGTGGTGAAGTTGAGTTATGTTTTAGGCTTAGGAGATTCTTCATGCCAGACTTACACATATTCACTAGGGATATTGTGGAGGCTAAGGATTGGTTTATGAAGGTTCATAGGAAGATTATGGAGGAAGCTTCCAAGATTGGTAGAACCTATGAGCTTTTGGTTAATGTTGTAAATCCCAATGAGTATTCTTCCAATAGGGAGTTGATATTGGGTTTAGCTAGGGATGTGGGTAAACCAGTTTTGGTATGCATATATCCCGCCACTGGGTTAAACTATTATTGGACTGTTAATGTGGAGTATATGATTGTAGACTTCTCCAATAGACCTAGGGAGATAGCCACAGTCCAAATTGATGTGGGTAATGCTGAGAGGTTTGGGATAAAGTATATGGGTGAAGATGGCTTGGAGCATTATCCCATAATCCTCCATACAGCCATAATTGGTGGAATTGAACGATACATATACATGCTCTTCGACACAGCCATTAGAATGAAGAAGCCCACACTACCATTATGGGTTTCCCCAGTACAGGTTAGAGTTATCCCTGTGGATCAAAGGAACCTCAATTACGCTTTCAAGGTTTGTGAATATTTGGAGTCTCAGGGGTTCAGGGTTGATGTTGACGATACCAATAGGTCTATGTCTAGGAAGATTGTGGATGCTGAGAAGGAGTGGATTCCATATATAGTTGTTGTTGGTGATAGGGAGGAAGCTGAGGGGAAGGTGAATGTTAGACGTAGGGTGCAGGGTGATCAGAGGGAATATTCATTGGAAGAGTTTACTTCAGAACTCAATAACGCTTGTAGTGGTTATCCAAAGAAGCCTAGATACTTCCCAAAAACAGTTTCCAAGAGACCTGGATTCATAGTATACTAATCCAATGACGACGAAACAATTTAAATGCAATAATTACACTCCCATTTTACTGTGAGCTTTAAGCTTAACTATGATGGTGTTAAGAGAGGATTGTTTCTCAAAAGGTTGAATAGGTTTAGATGTATAGTTGAAGTTGATGGTAGAGTTTACTCTGCACATATACATGATCCTGGGAGGCTGAATGAATTACTGAAGTTTGGTTCTGAAGTTCTCGTTAGACCACATTACTCCAGTGCTAGGAAAACTGAATTATACTTATTCGCAGTTAAGTCTGATGGAAGTTGGGTTCTCGTTGATTCAGCCCTACATAATAAGATATTTCAATGGCTTTTAAATTCAGAACTCATACCAAATTTGTATGGTTACAGCATATCTAGGGCTGAATATGAGTATTCTGGTAGTAGATTTGATTTCCTATTGGAATCTAGGTTTGGTGGTAAAGCCATATTGGAAGTTAAAGGTTGCACTCTAGTGCTAAATGGCTTTGCACTATTCCCAGATGCACCCACAGTTAGGGGTAGGAGGCATGTTAAATGCTTGATCAAGGCTTTAAATGATGGTTATGAGTCGATAATCTTCTTCCTAGTTACACATCCTGAAGCTGAGATCTTTAAGCCCAATTGGGATGTAGATGAGGAATTCTCAAAAGCTTTATTGGAGGCTTATGGTCTTGGCGTTAAAGTTTATGCTTGTAAAGTTGTTTTGAATGTGGATTCCATGGAAATTTCATGGGGTGGCATGCTACCCATCCAACTCACCTAAACTTGGTAAACCTCAAGAATTAAACCGTATATTTTAAATGTAAAGTTCATATTAGAGTATCTAATAAGGTGTACTGAAATGTATGGTTGGAATGGTAAAATTTTACGTGTTGATCTTTCAAAGATGAAAGTGGCTGTACAGGATTATGATGCGAAT contains:
- a CDS encoding lysine exporter LysO family protein codes for the protein MKATYTLTALIAGILAGAMIRGANIIMQFLDILLFALILQVGIEVGLEYENLRKSIETLRNQLYLPIITITASVVAGIIGAVILNMDYKLALAISLGMGWYSFTGAYVTAKVNPYYGAIAFIANMFRETATMIITPILPKRMRRAGIIIGGATTMDTTLPIITKSLGEENIMISLYHGLIITIIIPLILSIIM
- a CDS encoding ABC transporter permease, whose amino-acid sequence is MSGFARNLLAMIELEMRRIKHDRTELYSRAVQPILWIVVYGPIMGSVRAIPTGGIPYTDYITPGVLIQSTTFISIFYGLTIVWERESGILKKLLVAPASRYSIVMGRALASGIRAIFQALIIIPVALLIGVRFIPNILNFTMAFAVIFIASGGFAAISILIASFMKTRERFMGIGQAITMPLFFASNALYPVSMMPQIMQWIAHFNPMSYVVDAVRSLMITGNLANLPIDLAAIAIFDTVMFIIASINFSRIIE
- a CDS encoding ATP-binding cassette domain-containing protein, translating into MDYAVSTHNLTKVYEGKVKALNGVNLKVEPGKIFALLGPNGAGKTTLMRILTTQIKPTSGEAYVFGLNVVRDGAKIRQLIGYVPQEMSVWTDISGYENLLIYAKIYGIPPSKRNELIWSVLEEMGLKEYANNLVRTYSGGMIRRLECACALLIKPKILFLDEPTIGLDPSARKAVWEKLTAFKKEYNATIFFNTHYMDEADLYADEIAIINGGRIVASGTSESLKHTLGGEIISLEVENSEYSLKALETLKMNNVISDVIVSESEVNILTQDAESSLPKIMEALRVNKVLVKRVSINKPTLDDVFLKYAGIRIETAERISNVRQMRRMIRRG
- a CDS encoding plasma-membrane proton-efflux P-type ATPase, which produces MTELKNKGYVTHDFQKMTVEETANLLKTDLNVGLKQSDAEDRLKQYGYNEIPEKKVHPLIIFAKKFWGLTAWMLEAIIILSLILGKYTDLYTVTALLFLNSILSFIQEQRSSKALELLKSRLQVNVRVLRDGTWKIIPSRELVPGDVIRIRAGDFVQADVKVAVGEVWVDQSALTGESMDVEKKTGDIIYSGSIVRRGEATGIVILTGVKTYFGKIVQLVQIARPKLHSEEVISKVLRWLLVIVVLLLGVATVFSIIEGINLLEIIPLMLVLLLGAVPVALPAMFTVSMAVGSMELVKRGVLVTRLNATEDAANMDILCVDKTGTITLNKTSVVDATPFGKYSKEEVILYGALASQEANQDPIDLAFINAAKQRNIPINNFQQKSFTPFDPKTRRTEALVSDGNMEFKVVKGAVHVITELCGLSGNSLKVVDEEVNELTHRGYRTIAVAKSTGNGSFELVGLAALYDPPRPDAKELIQKLKSLGISVKMMTGDALPIAKKVAMEVGLGDDIVRASELKELIKDDPSKAADIAEKCSGFAEVYPEDKYLIVKSLQERKHIVGMTGDGVNDAPALKQAEVGIAVANATDVAKKASSVVLTSEGLLGMLNLVVIGRSVFERVNTWILNKVSRTVLKTVFVVFAFLLIGKYPISSSAMLLMMFMTDFMKISLATDNVRWPSKPCKWNINKIVKTAAILGILMVLEAFGLLFIGIKFFNILSDQQTLYMFSFQTLVLFAIFSIFVVRERGYFWQSMPGKALLTASLADMALAISIALIGIPGLKPLPPNLTLLILGYSLLFSLIINDIVKCNLLKSLF
- a CDS encoding helix-turn-helix domain-containing protein encodes the protein MKKRAVRVVRDPDMIKILADPVRREILRLTSTKPHTETQLAMKLNLSKPSVGHHLQVLLKAGLIKIVEAKVGRYGILEKYYESTATLFLEDPDNIPPDLQRYFVHRYIERLRGMLSAFYVAGYIGEDFEISPEDLEELAKDLAKHIVKVGEKYENIEVDVGRENLFIKVCGEALKLMMATDKWRNLLKQIKVPIKEDSQTSHLLTEK
- a CDS encoding gamma-glutamyl-gamma-aminobutyrate hydrolase family protein gives rise to the protein MKPMVGITASHDWSRGTYMMGEAYVKSVELAGGIPIIIPETINIDPNEIIDRVDAIILSGGPDIDPYLYGEPPIPKMGSINPLRDKFEIELARKTVERGKPLLAICRGIQVLNVAFNGTLYQDINTQIPKSIRHAWHTATGTEAPPNYPTHTVKIKVGSKLHKIFNKEVLKVNSFHHQAVKDVGLGFEATAWADDGVIEAIEYKGDKFIIGVQWHPEHMWDSEMIKIFQKLVEAAKNN
- a CDS encoding threonine--tRNA ligase; the encoded protein is MSVRRYLILTPDGRELDPLKVPLDGFNDDFKVLVRKEALKEEVGRGTSRIHNYFRRFGFEWEGNSDFGHMRFGPYAALIFDVVADVSRKVVRDLGIPVVEVKGTAFFDLNVPAVSEHAKLYGDRLYMVDSDKGRMVLRYAACHQQFSMIKDWQLSYKVLPFGAFEIADSYRFEQSGEVELCFRLRRFFMPDLHIFTRDIVEAKDWFMKVHRKIMEEASKIGRTYELLVNVVNPNEYSSNRELILGLARDVGKPVLVCIYPATGLNYYWTVNVEYMIVDFSNRPREIATVQIDVGNAERFGIKYMGEDGLEHYPIILHTAIIGGIERYIYMLFDTAIRMKKPTLPLWVSPVQVRVIPVDQRNLNYAFKVCEYLESQGFRVDVDDTNRSMSRKIVDAEKEWIPYIVVVGDREEAEGKVNVRRRVQGDQREYSLEEFTSELNNACSGYPKKPRYFPKTVSKRPGFIVY
- the sfsA gene encoding DNA/RNA nuclease SfsA gives rise to the protein MSFKLNYDGVKRGLFLKRLNRFRCIVEVDGRVYSAHIHDPGRLNELLKFGSEVLVRPHYSSARKTELYLFAVKSDGSWVLVDSALHNKIFQWLLNSELIPNLYGYSISRAEYEYSGSRFDFLLESRFGGKAILEVKGCTLVLNGFALFPDAPTVRGRRHVKCLIKALNDGYESIIFFLVTHPEAEIFKPNWDVDEEFSKALLEAYGLGVKVYACKVVLNVDSMEISWGGMLPIQLT